The Pseudomonadota bacterium genome has a window encoding:
- a CDS encoding GNAT family N-acetyltransferase, whose translation MTITIRSIANTDIEACGRIVYETFKRFHDRHQFPRDFQTLEDAVQLTGLFVDRPAIFGVVAEIDGRIVGSNFLDERNLIRGIGPITVAPDVQERGVGRQLMEAVIEREREPAGIRLVQDAFNMCSLSLYASLEFEVKEPLALVQGKPKGKAPAGVEVRLLRSEDLGECASLCIRVHGFDRVNELRDACELFSPVVALREGRITAYASAPFYWKLNHGVAETEEDMRALIMGAGTVIKEPLAMLVPVRQASFFRWCLREGLRVLKPMTLMAIGMYQEPNGCYFPSVLY comes from the coding sequence ATGACCATAACCATTCGTTCCATTGCCAATACGGATATCGAAGCCTGCGGGCGCATCGTCTATGAGACTTTTAAGCGCTTTCATGATCGGCATCAGTTTCCCCGTGATTTCCAAACCCTCGAAGATGCCGTGCAGCTGACCGGTCTATTCGTCGATCGTCCGGCCATCTTCGGTGTCGTGGCGGAGATAGACGGGCGGATCGTCGGCTCCAACTTCCTTGATGAGCGAAACCTCATCCGAGGGATTGGACCGATCACCGTTGCACCTGATGTTCAAGAGCGTGGTGTCGGGCGCCAACTGATGGAGGCGGTCATCGAGCGGGAAAGAGAACCAGCCGGCATCCGCCTTGTGCAAGACGCCTTCAACATGTGTTCTCTCTCGCTCTATGCCTCCCTCGAGTTTGAAGTGAAGGAACCGCTCGCGTTGGTGCAGGGTAAGCCCAAAGGGAAAGCCCCGGCGGGCGTCGAGGTGCGGCTACTCCGGAGCGAAGACCTAGGGGAGTGCGCCTCCCTCTGTATTCGGGTACACGGATTCGACCGCGTGAACGAACTGCGGGACGCCTGTGAGCTCTTTTCACCAGTTGTTGCCCTGCGCGAAGGCCGGATTACTGCGTACGCCTCAGCGCCATTCTACTGGAAACTGAACCATGGCGTGGCGGAGACAGAAGAAGACATGCGGGCGCTAATTATGGGTGCCGGAACGGTGATCAAAGAGCCGCTCGCGATGCTCGTGCCAGTGCGGCAGGCAAGCTTTTTTCGGTGGTGTCTGCGCGAGGGATTGCGGGTCCTCAAACCAATGACGCTGATGGCGATAGGCATGTACCAAGAGCCGAATGGGTGCTATTTCCCTTCAGTCTTGTACTAA